Proteins encoded in a region of the Phaenicophaeus curvirostris isolate KB17595 chromosome 1, BPBGC_Pcur_1.0, whole genome shotgun sequence genome:
- the FAM234B gene encoding protein FAM234B, translated as MATVLSRALKLPGKKSPDLGEYDPLTQADSDESEDDLVLNIQKNGGVKNGKSPPDEVQDPDSDVEVGMTKQHTSESTPEGYPAETAGSLEQKAAPSLMPYLRTVIFLLTVVISMILVLVCAFLIPCPPRDLHNTWNRNLGQGAGGVLSPLELCDVNGDGLPDILVVFTALMNASVIGVSRPSITVVALSGMNGSTLWSIQLPEETRSIQCKGLSLGAPAEPVCLVTGTSKFLSLLSASTGKTIWTLNSIHLANGILAAPAATLPDVDGDGIRDIVVLALKDTEPDMFFILVSGRTGTALGGPVEYSTNGEGKVIGPQVHITSRGAIYILFGFGNVQAVALRDIFTQARNRDSFPEMLQQEEPEWEKRRSVNLSELIDIYSGGVDFLQIMKAPDTNCSSLLITTKDGLILLRGQDLEPRWTLELQNISSQPVPGYFGADQTLDFMLQAQTGDGNKKVVVIDGKSGLPVWNQELPWQKQQLDALSVMTVDKKSVFLFWADEAQPVLQSLHPDPRPERPGLHHLYLLHPVFPTVLLDLTNATDKVIASAIGINDLQKDAFHITVTTTATSEKQPGFLSVSKLGLKWAMMSQGRMVWLKDATAPKISRGEVRRFLARLKFVDLPQKL; from the exons ATGGCTACGGTGCTGTCCCGGGCGCTGAAGCTGCCGG GAAAGAAGAGCCCAGACCTTGGGGAATACGATCCCCTCACTCAGGCTGACAGTGATGAAAGTGAAGATGACCTGGTACTCAACATCCAGAAGAACGGGGGGGTCAAGAATGGGAAGAGCCCCCCTGACGAGGTGCAGGACCCTGACTCTGATGTGGAGGTTGGGATGACAAAGCAGCACACGTCAGAGAGCACGCCCGAGGGTTATCCTGCCGAGACGGCTGGGAGTTTGGAGCAGAAGGCTGCTCCCTCCCTCATGCCATACCTGCGCACAGTGATCTTTTTGCTCACTGTGGTGATCTCGATGATTCTTGTGTTGGTGTGCGCATTTCTAATTCCCTGTCCCCCTAGGGACTTGCATAACACCTGGAACCGCAACCTAGGTCAGGGAGCAG GTGGTGTGTTGTCCCCACTGGAGCTGTGTGATGTGAACGGTGATGGGCTCCCTGACATCCTCGTTGTCTTCACCGCCTTGATGAACGCTAGCGTCATCG GTGTCTCTAGGCCCTCCATAACTGTGGTGGCCCTTTCTGGTATGAATGGCAGCACCCTGTGGTCCATCcagcttccagaggagactcggAGTATACAGTGCAAAGGACTGTCACTGGGGGCACCTGCAGAGCCCGTCTGCCTTGTTACAGGAACGTCAAAATTCCTCAGCCTTCTCAGTGCCTCCACAG GGAAGACCATCTGGACCCTGAACTCCATCCACCTTGCAAATGGAATCCTGGCTGCACCGGCTGCAACTCTTCCGGATGTAGATGGAGATGGGATTAGGGACATTGTTGTTCTGGCCCTCAAAGACACAGAG CCTGATATGTTTTTCATCTTGGTGTCTGGAAGGACTGGGACTGCTTTGGGTGGGCCTGTGGAGTACAGCACCaatggagaagggaaagtgATTGGCCCCCAGGTTCACATCACCAGCCGGGGAGCCATCTACatcctgtttggttttg GTAATGTTCAAGCAGTTGCCTTGAGGGATATCTTTACCCAAGCCAGAAACCGGGACAGCTTTCCTGaaatgctgcagcaggaggaacCGGAGTGGGAAAAACGCAGATCTGTCAACCTGTCAGAGCTCATTGACATTTACAG TGGGGGTGTTGACTTCCTGCAGATAATGAAAGCACCTGACACAAACTGCAGCAGCCTGCTCATCACAACCAAAGATGGCTTGATCCTCCTGCGAGGACAGGACCTGGAGCCTCGCTGGACCCTGGAACTGCAGAACATCAGCAG CCAGCCTGTACCAGGTTACTTTGGTGCTGACCAAACTCTGGACTTCATGCTGCAAGCACAGACTGGAGATGGGAACAAAAAG GTGGTAGTGATAGACGGCAAATCAGGCCTCCCTGTTTGGAACCAGGAACTCCCATGGCAGAAGCAACAACTTGATGCACTGTCAGTCATGACTGTGGACAAGAagtctgtttttctcttctgggCTGATGAAGCACAGCCTGTGTTACAAAGTCTG CATCCTGATCCCAGACCTGAGCGCCCAGGGCTGCACCACCTCTatctcctccatcctgtatttcCTACAGTCCTTTTAGACCTCACCAATGCAACAGACAAAGTCATTGCTTCAGCAA TTGGAATTAACGATCTCCAGAAGGATGCATTTCACATCACTGTGACAACAACTGCAACCTCAGAAAAGCAGCCAGGATTTCTTTCGGTCAGCAAGCTGGGCCTGAAGTGGGCCATGATGAGTCAAGGTCGAATGGTGTGGCTAAAGGATGCTACCGCTCCCAAAATCAGCCGTGGAGAAGTGAGGCGATTTCTTGCCCGGTTGAAATTTGTTGACCTTCCTCAGAAG CTCTAG
- the GSG1 gene encoding germ cell-specific gene 1 protein — translation MELLKGLPWRRAFLAVILNLLALTLSTTALLGSYWCTGTQKVPKPLCGKSKDTKCIGVPMPHDAGASNVSSQDVVHYSWETGDDRFAFRYFHTGMWLSCEESMEGPEEKCRSFIELSPPAERGILWLSLGSEMLYISLLLISFILLMVEMLHTGNPVCGLKLNAFAAVSSVLSGLLGMVAHMMYTQVFQATVNLGPEDWRPHTWDYGWAFYMAWASFTCCMASAVTTLNTYTKTVLEFKRNHIKGYDGSFKDQPQHHQCFIQQQISSYYEPQGKPFHSVSEAVEFYSKLRQKVLQQEPELDLDEVLGQTIAEDHC, via the exons ATGGAGCTGCTGAAGGGACTGCCATGGCGCCGTGCTTTCCTGGCTGTCATCCTGAACCTGCTGGCTCTCACCCTCTCCACAACTGCCTTGCTTGGAAGCTACTGGTGCACTGGGACCCAGAAAGTGCCCAAGCCTTTGTGTGGGAAGAGCAAAGACACCAAATGCATCGGTGTCCCCATGCCACATGATGCAGGTGCTAGCAATGTTTCATCCCAGGATGTGGTGCACTACAGCTGGGAGACCGGGGATGATCGCTTTGCCTTCAGATACTTCCACACAGGGATGTGGCTTTCCTGCGAAGAGAGCATGGAGGGGCCAG aagagaAATGCCGTAGTTTTATTGAGCTTTCACCACCAGCAGAGAGAG GAATCCTGTGGCTGTCACTGGGATCGGAGATGCTGTACATCAGCTTGCTGCTCATCAGCTTCATCCTCCTGATGGTGGAGATGCTGCATACTGGCAATCCGGTCTGTGGGCTGAAGCTCAATGCCTTTGCTGCTGTCTCCTCAGTGTTGTCAG GTCTCCTTGGGATGGTGGCACACATGATGTATACTCAAGTCTTCCAGGCAACGGTTAATTTGGGACCAGAGGACTGGAGACCACACACATGGGACTACGGCTGGGCATTCTA CATGGCCTGGGCCTCCTTCACCTGCTGCATGGCCTCTGCTGTCACCACTCTCAACACCTACACCAAGACGGTGCTGGAGTTCAAAAGGAACCACATCAAGGGCTATGACGGGAGCTTCAAGGACCAGCCTCAGCACCACCAATGCTTCATACAGCAGCAAATAAGCAGCTACTATGAGCCCCAAGGCAAGCCCTTCCATTCCGTCTCTGAGGCAGTCGAATTCTACTCCAAGCTGCGGCAGAAAGTGCTACAGCAGGAACCAGAGCTGGATCTGGATGAAGTCTTGGGACAGACGATTGCGGAGGATCACTGTTAG